The genomic window ATGCGGCGCCTCCCGCTCCGGCTTGATCTGCATCCCTTTCCCTCAAGATCTCGGCCGCGCGAAGGACTGCGGCGACGATGTTCTGGTAGCCGGTGCAGCGGCACAGGTTCCCGCCGATGGCCTCGCGCGCCTCCTCCTCGGTCGGCTTGGGGTTCTCCTCCAGGTAGGCGGTGATCGTCGTGATGAAGCCGGGGGTGCAGAATCCGCATTGCAGGCCGTGGCATTCCTGGAAGGCTTGTTGCACGGGGCCGAGTTCGCCGCCGGAGTCGCAGCATCCTTCGACGGTGGTGATCGCGTGGCCGTCGGCGGAGACCGCGAAGATGAGGCAGGCGCGGACCGGGACGCCGTCCATCAACACCGTGCACGCACCGCAGACGCCGTGTTCGCAGCCGAGGTGCGTGCCGGTGAGACCGAGGTCCATGCGCAGGAAGTCGGCCAGCAGGCGTCGGGCCGGGGCATCGGCACGCCGGGCGACGCCGTTGACTGTGACAGTGATCTGATGCAGCTGCTCGGTCACGGTGCCACCGCCTCGTATGCCGCCTTCAGGGAGCGCGCGGTCAGGATGCGAGCCAGATGCCTGCGATACTCGGCGGTCGCGTGGATGTCGTCCTCGGGGTCGAGCTGGTCGGCCGCGTGTTCGGCGGCGGACTCCCAGTCGGCACCGGCGGCGGTGACGTCCACGACCCGCGGCACCGGCCCCATCCCGATGTACACCGCCTTCGCTGAGGTCACGGACCCGGACTCGTCGACACGGACCGAGGTCCCGACGCCGCACATCGCGTAGTCGCCGTTGCGGCGGGACAGTTCGCGCCAGTCGGTTCCGGTGCGGCCCTTCGGTTTCGGGAAGTAGGCCTCGACGGCCAATTCGTCCTCCTGACAGGACGATTCCATGGGCCCCACGAAGAAATCGGCCGCCTTGACGACCCGTTCGCCGCCGCGTTCCGAGCGCAGGAGCACCTCGCCGTCCAGGAGCGCCAGGACCGCCGGCATCTCGGCACACGGATCCGCGTGGACGAGGCTGCCCACGGTCGTGCCCCGGTTGCGGATCGTCGGATGCGCGACGGTCCGGACGGCCTGGCGTAAGAGGGGCACGGCTTCGAAGGCGTGCGTGGCGCGCTCGACGTCGGAGTGCCGGGCCAGCGCGCCGACCCGGACGCCTTCCAGGTCCGTGCGCACGTAGGCGAGCTCGTCCAGCCGGTTCACGTCGATCAGCCGGGCGGGCGCCGTCAGCCGCATGTTCAGCATCGGCACCAGGCTCTGGCCGCCGGCCAGCACTTTGGCGTGGGCACCGTGTTCGGCCAGCAACCGCACGGCCTCGTCGACCGTGTCCGGGCCGTGATACACCACCGGCGGGGGCTTCATGGAGGCATCCTCTTCTCACCGAAAGGGTCGCGGCGACGTCGACTTCTGCCGAACGCCGCCGCGATCGCTGGCTGAACTTGCCCATGGAATTCGCGTCCGGGGCATGTCGCCGGCGTCCTGCCTGCCTGTCGCTGTCTACTCCTGGCCTTGTACCCCGCCCGGGGGACCCGATACTTCGGTTGGGCCGTCCGCGCCGCCGGCCGCGCCCCCGCCGGAGGCCTTCAGGTACTGCGGGGCGATGAGCCGGGCCCCGTGGTAGAAGACGATGGTCACGATGGTGCCCAGCGCGATCCCGGACAGCGAGAAGTTGTCGGTGAACTTCAGGCTGGTGTCGCCGATGCCGATGATGACGCCGGCCGCGATCGGGACCAGGTTCAGCGGATTGCCGAAGTCCACCCGGTTCTCGGTCCAGATCTTCACGCCGAGCAGGCCGATCATGCCGTACAGGACCACGGTGATACCGCCCAGGACGCCGCCGGGGGTGGCCGCGACCAGGGCGCCGAACTTGGGCGAGAGGCCGAACAGGATGGCCACGAGCGCCGCGACGTAGTAGGCCGCCGTGGAGTAAACGCGGGTGGCGGCCATGACGCCGATGTTCTCCGCGTAGGTGGTGGTCGGGGAGCCGCCGAAGGTGCTGGCCACGACGGTGCCGAAACCGTCGGCGGCGATGGCGCGGCCCATGTACGGGTCCAGGTCGTCGCCGGTCATCTCGGCGACCGCCTTGACGTGCCCGGTGTTCTCGGCGACCAGCGCGATCACCGCCGGGAGCACCAGCAGGATGAAGGCCCACTTGAACTCCGGGAAGTCCCAGCCGGCGACCTGGTGCGCGCCCGTGCCGGTGGTCTTGTCCGGGAAGCCGATCCACCGGGCGGACTTCACCGCGTCGAAGTTGACGCGCCAGTGCGTGGTGTCGTGGCCGGCCCCGGAGTCGTAGGACGTGATCTTGCCGAAGATCCGGTCCGCGACCCAGGAGAGCACGTAACCGAACACCAGCGCGACGAAGATCGCTATCCGGCCGAGGAACCCGCGGGCGCCGACCATTATCCCGATCGCGAACACCATGGTGATCAGCGCGATCCACTGGTCCTGCGGCCAGTAGACGTCGGCCACCACCGGCGCCAGGTTGAAGCCGATCAGCAGCACCACGGCCCCGGTCACGACCGGGGGCAGGACGGCGTGGATGACCTGCGCGCCGAGGAAGTGGATCAGGACCCCGACGGCCAGCAGGACCAGGCCGGCGACCAGGATGGCGCCGGTGACCTGCTGGTCGTCGCCGCCCTGCGCGCGGATCGCGGCCACGCCGCCGACGAAGCTCGCCGAGGTGCCCAGGTAGCTGGGGATCTTGTTCTTGACGATCAGCAGGAAGCAGATCGTGGCGAACCCGCTCATCAGGATCGCCAGCTGCGGATTCAGACCCATGACCAGGGGGAAGACGAACGTGGCGCCGAACATCGCGACGACGTGCTGCGCGCCCAGGCCGACCGTGCGCGGCCAGGACAGGCGCTCGTCGGGGCGGACGACCGAGCCCGGTGGTGGAGTCTTGCCTTCGTATGCGACCCGCCAGCCCAATGTCATGGGGCGGACTGTAGCGACGCTGTGACGGGGGTCACAAGCACTGCACAGTTACCAATTTCGCAGATGACGCGGTCACAGCCCCCTCATGTGCAGGATACGGAGCGCGACCGACAGATCGAGGCGGAGATCGGGCCGCTCCATGAAGGGCCCGACCAGCCGTTCGATCTTGCCGATGCGGTATCGCAGGGTGTTGTAGTGGAAGTGCAGGCGGCGGGCGGCCTCGGCGACATTCAGGTTCGTGTCCAGCAGCACCTCCAGCGTGGTGCGCAGGTCCTCGGCGTCGGGATCGCCGTCGGCGGCCAGGCCCTTGAGCGTCTGGCGGGCGAAGTCGCGCAGCTCGTCGGGGTCGGGGACCAGGGAGAGCAGGCGGTAGACGCCGAGGGCGTCGAAGTGGGCGACCGAGCCGGGGCCGTTGAGGCGGCGTCCCATGCGGACCGCGCGGCGCGCCTCCTCGTAGGCGGCGGGCAGGTCGGCGACGGACGCGACGCGGCGCGAGACACCGGTGGAAAAGGTCCGGCGCCCGCCCCCGCCGGTGCCGGAGACCTCCGCGATCAGGCTCCTGACCAGGGGGTCGGGATCCTCGCCGGTCTTCAGGACGACGACCACCTCCTGGTTGAAGCCGGCCACCGGGTTGGTGCGGTCGCGCGCGGCGATGACGGTCTGCCAGGCGGCGGCGAAGCGTTCGCGGGCCGGGCGCAGGGCGTGCTGGGAGGCGGGGAGGACGGACTGGCCGGGGTCGAGTTCGGCGACGAGGACGACGAGGCGGCGGGGCTCTGCGGCCTCACCTGCCCGGGCGGAGGTGGACGCGTGGGCAGCGCCGGCCGTGCGGGCTGAGCCAGAGCCAGCCGTATAGGCCGCGCCTGCCGGAATGCGTCCCGGGCCGGCCGGGGCGCGTCCGGGGCCGATGTCCCAGCCGAGCGTCGCGGCGTGCGCGGCGGCCGACTGCGGATCGTCCAGCCGGCCGGTCAGCAGGTCCCTGAGGAAGTCGGCGCGGTACTTGTCCTCGACCGCGGCCACCGCGAGCTGCTTGACCACGGCCAGCGCGGCGACGGTGGCGGCCCGTTCGAGCGCGGCGACGTCGGCGGCGTCGAAGGCCCGGCGGCCGGCGAACGCGACGAGCCGGCCGTGGTCGACCCGCCCGGCGACGATCGGGACCAGCGCGTGCTGGGCCCCGTGGTGCGCGGTCAGGCCGGGCTGCTCGGCCTCGGTGCGCAGCCGGTGGTCCGCGTCGGCCGGGGCGGCGTCGAAGCAGGGCAGGTGGCACACGGTGTCGGCGCCGCACTCGGCCAGGACGCGGCCGTCCGGCGTGGTGACCAGCACCGGACCGCCGAGGATGTGCGCCAGCTCGGCGGTGAGCTCGGCCAGCCCGCCACCCTCCAGCGCGATCTGCGCCAGCGTGCGGTGGACGTGGTCGGCCCGCGCCAGAACCGCTGACTGGCGGTCGAGGATGTCGGAGAGCACGTCGGTGAGGATGTCGTCGAAGGCCACGCCCTCGGGCAGCTCGATGACCGGGAAGCCGAGGGCGTCGGCGGCGGCGAGCAGTTCGGGCGGGAGGTCGCCGAGGTAGCGGTGGGGCTTGATGGCGATGGCGGACAGGCCCGCGCGGTCCAGGTCGCCGATCAGCTCGGTGAGCGGCGAGGGCGAGTGCCGCAGGGGGTAGCCGGTGGTGAGCAGGAGCTCCTTGGGCTTGACCCAGGGCAGGATGTCCGGGACCTCCATCACGTTGACGCGCTCGACGACGCGGCCGTGGCCGGCGTGGCCGGCGACGATGCGGGCGCCGGCCAGGGCGGGCAGGGCCAGGGCCTGGGTGACGGTGAGGCCGATGGGGGTGGCGCCGAGCGGCGTTCCGCGGTCGGCGGGACGGGCGGGGGCCGGGCGGGGTCTCGGCTCTGCCGTCGCCTGCGCGATCGGCTCCGCGGTCTTGTCCGCCATCTCCGCGGTCTTCTCCGCGGTCTTCTCCCCGGCCGGTTCCGCAGTCTCCACGATCGGTTCCACCGCCGCCTCCACGATCGACTCCACCCCCGATTCCATCTCCGACTTGGACTCCAACTCCGACTCCGACTCCGCCATCAGGCTCGCCTCCGCCTCCGACTCCGACATCGGGTCCGTCATCCGCGTCCCCCGTTCGCCTCGGCCGCCTCGCTTGGCGATGTGGATATCTGCGAAGCTCTGGCGCCGTCCTTGTCAGGATTGCCCATGCCCGGACAGTAGCCCCGAGGTCTAGCGTCGCGACAGGCCCTCGCGGAAAGGATCGATGCCGGTGTCGGTGCCAGTGGGAGGCGGACCGCTCGAACACGTCGAAGTACGGCGCGGGGAGTACCACGACTCGGTGACCCTGATGCTCGCCGGCCGCGCAGTCGGCGGGGTGGCCGGCGTCGAGCGCGTGCTGGTGGCGATGGCGACGGAGCTGAACGTCGCGCTGCTGGCCGAGCTGGGCTACGCGGCGCGTCCCGAAGCCGGCCCCGGCGACCTGATCGTGGCGCTCACCTGCGCCGACGAGTCCTGCGAAGCGTCCGCACTGGACGCCTTGAGGCACGCCCTGACCCCGACCGCCGCATCGCCGGCCTCGTCCTCCGCCCAGCCCGGTGACTCCATCACAGCCCCCGGACACCCCCGCCCCGACCACCCCGCCCCCCGCACCACAGCCACCGCACTAGGCCGAACGAGTGCACCCATCACCCTGATCTCCACCCCCGGCCTTGCCTCCGTCGCCGAAGCCATGGAATCATTGGAATACGGCGCATCACCGATCATCTTCAGCGATAACATCCCAATTCACCACGAAGTGCGCCTCAAAGAAGAAGCCCGACGACGCGGCCTGCTGGTCATGGGCCCCGACTGCGGCACCGTCGTCCTCCACGGAACCGGCCTGGCCTTCGCGAACATCACGCGCCCAGGCCCGATCAGCCTCGTAGCAGCCTCCGGCACCGGCGCCCAAGAGCTCATGGCGCTCCTCGACGCCGCCGGCACGGGAATCCACCACTGCCTCGGCGTGGGCGGCCGCGACCTGACCGAGCAGGTGGCGGGCCGCTCCACCCTGGCGGCGCTCACAGCACTCGCGGAAGACCCGCGCACGGAACTCATCGCGGTGGTCTCCAAACCACCGCACCCCGCCATCGCCACCCGCATCGAAGAACACGCGGCAACCCTCGGCAAACCGGTCCACTTCGCCTTCGTGGGAGCGGAGCACCCGACCCTGACCGAGGCGGCGGAACAGATCCTGGCCGCCCTCGGCCACGAGGTGCCGGCGGCTTGGCCCCGGTGGGCCGCAGCCGGGGGCGCGGGTGCCGGTGCAGGCTCGGCGCCGGCGACCACGGGAACGGGCATCGGCATGGGCAGCCCTGCGACTAGGACCGAAGACTCAGGCACACCATCAGCGACGACACCGAGCGAGGAGGACACCACCGCGGCACCAGGGCACGCCGCAACACCAGGTCACGCCCCAACAACAGGGCACGCCGCGACACCAGGGCACGACGCGACACCGAACCGCGCCACATCACCAGGTCACGCCCCAACAACAGGCCGCACCGCGACACCAGGGCGCACCGCGACACCGGGCCGCGCCACATCACCAGGTCACGCTCCAACAACAGGCCGTGCCGCGACACCAGGGCGCACCGCGACACCAGGTCACGACGCAACACCAGAGCACGCCACATCAGCAGGGCACGACGCAACATCAGGACGCACCGCGACACCAGGGCACAACGCAACACCAGAGCGCGCCGCGACACCAGGCCGCGCCGCGACTATCCGCGGGCTGTTCAGCGGCGGCACGTTGCGTGCCGAGGCTGAGGTCGTGCTGACGCGTGCCGGTGGGCAGATGGTCGACAACGGAAAATCGGGTGGGCGGGGGGCGGGGGAAAGCAAAGAACCGCCAACCTCCACCGCCTTCACCTTCGACCTCACCGACTTCGGCGACGACGCCTACACCCGCGGCCGTCCGCACCCGATGATCGACAACACCCTGCGGCTGCGCGCGATGGCGGATGCCGCTGGGGATGCCGGGGTCGGCGTGTTGCTGCTCGATGTGGTGTTGGGCCGTGGCGCGCACGCCGATCCGGCGGGCGAGATCGCGGCAGCGATCGCCGCCGCGCGCGATCACCAACCCGGTGTGGCTGTGGTGGTCTCGTTGTGCGGGACGGCCGGGGATCCCCAGGGCTTGGTGCGGCAGGCCGAGCGTCTGGCCGGGGCGGGAGCTTGGGTCTTCTTGTCGAACGCCGAGGCTGCCGGGGCGGCTGCGCGGTTGGCCCTGGCCGGGCTGCCTGGCGGGACTGCCGGTCAGCACTGAATCACTACGACTGTCAGGACGTCGATGTCACTGCTCGAAGAATCCGGTTCCGCCATGCTGGAAGGCACCATCCCCTCGATGCTCGCGCTCGACCCCACGCACGTCGTCGCGGCGGGGGTCGCGGGGTTCGCCGACGATCTCGGCGCGCAGGGGGTCGCGGTGACGCGGGTCGACTGGCGGCCGCCGCCGGTCGGGACCGAGGGTGATCTCGCCGATGTCGCGGTGGATCGGCGGCGGGTCGCGGCGAATGCGCTGGCGGTGCGGCGGATGCTGGCGGCCGGGTGCGAGTTGGTGGACGTACGGCCGGCTCGGGAGGTGCTCGGGTTGGCGGCGGGGCAGTTCCTGCATGCCGGGCCGCCGATCGGGTGGGAACGGGCTTCGGGGCCGTTGCGGGGTGCGTTGATCGGGGCGGCGCTGTTCGAGGGGCTTGTCGAGACGCCGGAAGAGGCTGAGGCCTGGTTCGGCGGCGACACCGCCAAGAGCCACAGCATCGCCGCCACCAACAACACCGCCACCGCCACCGCCACCAAGCCGGCCCCCGAACTGACCCCCTGCCACCACCACGGCGGCGTCGGCCCGATGGCCGGTGTCGTCTCGCCCAGCATGTGGCTGTTCGAGGTCCGCGATCCGGTCGGCGGCGGCACCTCGTGGTGCAGCCTGAACGAGGGCCTCGGCAAGGTCCTGCGATACGGCGCGTTCGGGCCGGAGGTCGTCGAGCGGCTGCGCTGGATGGCCGGGGTGCTCGGGCCGATGCTGCAGCGTGCGGTGCGGCGGCGGGGGCCGGTGGACGTGAAGGCGATCGTCGCGCAGATGCTGCACATGGGCGATGAGGGGCACAACCGG from Catenulispora sp. GP43 includes these protein-coding regions:
- a CDS encoding uracil-xanthine permease family protein codes for the protein MTLGWRVAYEGKTPPPGSVVRPDERLSWPRTVGLGAQHVVAMFGATFVFPLVMGLNPQLAILMSGFATICFLLIVKNKIPSYLGTSASFVGGVAAIRAQGGDDQQVTGAILVAGLVLLAVGVLIHFLGAQVIHAVLPPVVTGAVVLLIGFNLAPVVADVYWPQDQWIALITMVFAIGIMVGARGFLGRIAIFVALVFGYVLSWVADRIFGKITSYDSGAGHDTTHWRVNFDAVKSARWIGFPDKTTGTGAHQVAGWDFPEFKWAFILLVLPAVIALVAENTGHVKAVAEMTGDDLDPYMGRAIAADGFGTVVASTFGGSPTTTYAENIGVMAATRVYSTAAYYVAALVAILFGLSPKFGALVAATPGGVLGGITVVLYGMIGLLGVKIWTENRVDFGNPLNLVPIAAGVIIGIGDTSLKFTDNFSLSGIALGTIVTIVFYHGARLIAPQYLKASGGGAAGGADGPTEVSGPPGGVQGQE
- a CDS encoding PucR family transcriptional regulator, giving the protein MTDPMSESEAEASLMAESESELESKSEMESGVESIVEAAVEPIVETAEPAGEKTAEKTAEMADKTAEPIAQATAEPRPRPAPARPADRGTPLGATPIGLTVTQALALPALAGARIVAGHAGHGRVVERVNVMEVPDILPWVKPKELLLTTGYPLRHSPSPLTELIGDLDRAGLSAIAIKPHRYLGDLPPELLAAADALGFPVIELPEGVAFDDILTDVLSDILDRQSAVLARADHVHRTLAQIALEGGGLAELTAELAHILGGPVLVTTPDGRVLAECGADTVCHLPCFDAAPADADHRLRTEAEQPGLTAHHGAQHALVPIVAGRVDHGRLVAFAGRRAFDAADVAALERAATVAALAVVKQLAVAAVEDKYRADFLRDLLTGRLDDPQSAAAHAATLGWDIGPGRAPAGPGRIPAGAAYTAGSGSARTAGAAHASTSARAGEAAEPRRLVVLVAELDPGQSVLPASQHALRPARERFAAAWQTVIAARDRTNPVAGFNQEVVVVLKTGEDPDPLVRSLIAEVSGTGGGGRRTFSTGVSRRVASVADLPAAYEEARRAVRMGRRLNGPGSVAHFDALGVYRLLSLVPDPDELRDFARQTLKGLAADGDPDAEDLRTTLEVLLDTNLNVAEAARRLHFHYNTLRYRIGKIERLVGPFMERPDLRLDLSVALRILHMRGL
- a CDS encoding DUF1116 domain-containing protein, with translation MSLLEESGSAMLEGTIPSMLALDPTHVVAAGVAGFADDLGAQGVAVTRVDWRPPPVGTEGDLADVAVDRRRVAANALAVRRMLAAGCELVDVRPAREVLGLAAGQFLHAGPPIGWERASGPLRGALIGAALFEGLVETPEEAEAWFGGDTAKSHSIAATNNTATATATKPAPELTPCHHHGGVGPMAGVVSPSMWLFEVRDPVGGGTSWCSLNEGLGKVLRYGAFGPEVVERLRWMAGVLGPMLQRAVRRRGPVDVKAIVAQMLHMGDEGHNRNRAGTLMLLRELLPSLIEGGEDGRELADVVRFVSGNDHFFLNLVMPACKLAGQAASGIAGSTVVTVMARNGTDFGIQTSGTGDRWFTAPANTPEGLFLAGYGPDDANPDIGDSAITETAGVGGFAMAAAPAIARLVGGTAATAVATTRLMYEITLTENPAFTVPALDFRGTPTGIDVSRVVRTGVLPQINTGMAGRVAGTGQVGAGLVTPPMECFTQALGALAELARAADEAA
- a CDS encoding (2Fe-2S)-binding protein: MTEQLHQITVTVNGVARRADAPARRLLADFLRMDLGLTGTHLGCEHGVCGACTVLMDGVPVRACLIFAVSADGHAITTVEGCCDSGGELGPVQQAFQECHGLQCGFCTPGFITTITAYLEENPKPTEEEAREAIGGNLCRCTGYQNIVAAVLRAAEILRERDADQAGAGGAA
- a CDS encoding xanthine dehydrogenase family protein subunit M, translated to MKPPPVVYHGPDTVDEAVRLLAEHGAHAKVLAGGQSLVPMLNMRLTAPARLIDVNRLDELAYVRTDLEGVRVGALARHSDVERATHAFEAVPLLRQAVRTVAHPTIRNRGTTVGSLVHADPCAEMPAVLALLDGEVLLRSERGGERVVKAADFFVGPMESSCQEDELAVEAYFPKPKGRTGTDWRELSRRNGDYAMCGVGTSVRVDESGSVTSAKAVYIGMGPVPRVVDVTAAGADWESAAEHAADQLDPEDDIHATAEYRRHLARILTARSLKAAYEAVAP